The genomic interval ATGACTGCCAGAACAAAGCCAAAATCACCTTTCATCTAGGGCAGCGTGAATAAGAAACTAGGAATTATGTTCTCAGGCCACTGGCTGAATCAGGatgctcagtctttttttttttttttttaagtggggcagagggaagaggagaggggcaATGCCATGAGACTGTTCAGAGGTATTAGGGGGAAAGGACATGAAACAAAAGTCTGACAAGGATTCCTAGGGACCACCAGTCCTCACCTGGTATGGCATGTTCTGTCTAGACCCCTCAGCACCACTGATTGGGCAAAGCAGCGTGTTCCAGAAGGGTCCCCACATGCAGACAGTGGGGTCCATGGGGTGGCCCCTCCAAACTGCACCAGGGTATCAGGAAGGGACTGGGTTGGAGCCAAAGGGAAGGGGATGGTTGCTCCAGCTGTCACCACCTTAAAGGTTAAGGACAAAGTCAAGTTAGAACCCTGGCCAAATAGGTCAGTTGAtgagagcatcgtccagaagcacagaggttgccagtttgttcccggtcagggcacatatgggaacagattgatgttcctgtctctctctctctctctctctctctcccttcctctctttcaaaatcattgaacattaaaaaaaaatcaagttatagAGCTTTTACTCAGTTCTGACTCCACCTCTCAAAAAGCTTCATACCTTTCTCCCAGAGAAGGTTAGCATATCAGCCAGTTGAACCATGGAAACTGGTAAGGAATGTAGGCGGTAAGGAACAGTGACCGTGTCCAGGGCTGTAGCCAAGATGGCACTGCAGTGGAAGGGCAGAGTGGCCTATAGAGAGGAGATTGGGAAGAATACTTGGTCTTTCAACTCTGGAAAAGATAGTTGGAGGCATAACAGTAACAGACAAgcacaggacagtgctctaagaGGCCGCATCATAACTGAATTCAAGCTGAGGTTTTGAGAATAGAGCCAGTAACAGGCTGCTTGGTGAACATGCTGGGGTCCCTGTCACTAGCAGTCAAAACAAGAGCACCAAGCCTTACGTCATAATGCAGGTGAGGGAAGTTGACCGGTGGCTCAGGTCGCAGTCCGAGACTCCCACCCAGGGACAAGGGGCAGACCAGAGAGCTGTGAGCAGACAGGTGCACCAGACCGAAAGCTGTGTTTAACAGACGATAGATGTTTTTCTGGGGCTcctaatgaaagaaaatggtttGTTTTAAGCAACTTTCTCAATGGGCTATCATTTCCTGATTTTTCCCTCCATACCCTGTGAGTTTTTTTCTTCCCAAGTTCTACTCACCCCAAGACTGTAGGGACCAGGGAGCAGGCCCCAGGTTATTATTCCTCGCCCTGAATACTCATCTTGTAGCAACTCTGCAGCCTTAGCACCTACCCCAGAGAAGCCATCATGCAGGTCACACAGGATCTGGAAGCCCTGAAGAGAGGTGAGCGGTGAAAGATAAAGATAGTaggatgagcctgacctgtggtggcacagtggataaagcgtcgacctggaaatgctgaggttgccggttcaaaaccctgggcttgcctggtcaaggcacatatgggagttgatgcttccagctcctcccccctgtctctctctcctctctctctgtctctctctctcctttctaaaatgaataaataaaataaaaataaatttaaaaaaaaaaaaaaaaaaaaaagatagtaggaTGAGAAGAGTTTCTACCCCAGTATCCACCATGCCACAGCGCTACCTGCAGGTAGTCACATTCCTCCACGTAGAAGTGCAGCCTGTCCTCCAGTTCTTCCAGGTACCTGGGTTCTTTCAGGATGCTCTCCCCTTGGCCAAAAGCCTCCAGGCGACCTGCTTCCCTATCATACATAGacacaattcaaaatttaaagtACTCCCTTCTCTTCCACACCCCCATCCCAAAATCTCTTGTttcagggagggaggagaagatggGCTTCAAGAGCCTCGTCCAACATTGGTGGAGACCTTCTATAGTTTCTTGCCTCGGTCTCTGGGGGTCCCCCTACCCATCATGGTTGTATTTCTGAATCACACAGATGCTCCGGGGATGGAGATGCACTCTGAGGAAGTCTGACCAGACTCTGATGCTGCCCTCTGTGGGGATGAGTGGCTTTGGAGTTGTAGTAGTGGTGAGTGGTGTGAGACCTGAAGAAAAAGCCAAAGAAATACACCTTTCTCCATGTTCCTGTTCTGCCTGGTTCCCTATCCTGCAGTATCTGGACAAGTCTCACCTTTGCCATTGGGAATGGATTTGACCCTCCAGATACCATCACTACTCAGGACTCCCTAGAAGGGATGAGAAAAATCTACATTTAGTTCCAGGCAGTctaaaggcaaaagatttatccCCCCCTGATTTTGCTGGCCACACCCTATCACCCTCTTTCTGTTCATGTAGTCCTTGAGGAAGAAAAGTGCTTTTTTCCAAAATACTATTCTAAGGCATTTAAGATTAAAAATCCTCTATTTCTCTGCTCCGGGAAAGGCACTCTGGTGGTAGCACTGGCTTTAAAAGTCTCTcgctccccctccccagccccaaagGCCCTTTTTTTGCATCTCTAACTTGTTTCCttagcccatttcttctacagctcacttTTCCTAAGTCTGTGACTTTCtaattaaactttttcttataatttggaaaaaaaacaaaaacctgcccaggtagctcagttacaTCAACATTGCAGGTtctagccctggtcagggcacatacaagaatgatcCCATggaactgacctgtggtggctcagtaggtaaagcgtcgacctggaatgctgaggttgcaggttctaaaccctgagcttgctgggcgcatgcgagaagcaactatgaattgatgcttccctctccttgcCCCCCTTACCActgttctccctctctcctctcaaaaatcaataaaatcttttttaaaaatcaaccaacgaatgcttagataagtggaacaacaaatctcaaatagaaattaaaaaactgaaaaaagttcAGGCAGAGACCCTCACCTCTGCACTCAGAAGATCCTGGAGATAAGGGTTCTTGGAACAGAGTTCCTCTTTGTGTGTGGTGAGCTTCCCCTGCCTGAAAGGAATTGAAGACTGGTCATAGTTTCCATTTGTTTTCCAGCTTCCCGTAAACATTTTCCACCCTTCTCCAAATCTTAAATACCATGCTATTCCAGCGTCTAGTTGCTTGTCCCTGTAGAGTCCACTTTCTTCTTTTAGGGAGCTTAAACTACCTGCACAAAAAAACCAGGCAATGTTAGATTAAAGCCCTCCCAGCCTTCAGCTAACCTTCCTCTGCTCACCTGACAACCTGCTGTCACCATCCCTCCAGCACTTGGCGCTTCCAAGTTTTCTTGACTATATACATgagttggggggaaaaaagacttGCCTAAGAGAATCTAGATTCCATCTTTAGCTGTGGGACCTGGGACAGAGAACACACCCAAGGGTCTCTAGGGACAAGCAGTCCA from Saccopteryx leptura isolate mSacLep1 chromosome 2, mSacLep1_pri_phased_curated, whole genome shotgun sequence carries:
- the MSTO1 gene encoding protein misato homolog 1 isoform X2; translation: MAGGAKEVLTLQLGHFAGFVGAHWWNQQDAALREPTHAQEPPGELCPDVLYRIGQTLHGQETYTPRLILMDLKGSLSSLKEESGLYRDKQLDAGIAWQGKLTTHKEELCSKNPYLQDLLSAEGVLSSDGIWRVKSIPNGKGLTPLTTTTTPKPLIPTEGSIRVWSDFLRVHLHPRSICVIQKYNHDGEAGRLEAFGQGESILKEPRYLEELEDRLHFYVEECDYLQGFQILCDLHDGFSGVGAKAAELLQDEYSGRGIITWGLLPGPYSLGEPQKNIYRLLNTAFGLVHLSAHSSLVCPLSLGGSLGLRPEPPVNFPHLHYDATLPFHCSAILATALDTVTVPYRLHSLPVSMVQLADMLTFSGRKVVTAGATIPFPLAPTQSLPDTLVQFGGATPWTPLSACGDPSGTRCFAQSVVLRGLDRTCHTSHLTPGTPLPSLLHACTTGEEVLAQYLQQQQPRVRSSSHLLLTPCKVVPPYPCLFSSSCSEKSLVLDDPPSGTGLPFLFLHSSGEHLSACGPLLLFILEPGPGRLGQGAHETRPAALGQLPGCRSGRGGPR
- the MSTO1 gene encoding protein misato homolog 1 isoform X1, which translates into the protein MAGGAKEVLTLQLGHFAGFVGAHWWNQQDAALREPTHAQEPPGELCPDVLYRIGQTLHGQETYTPRLILMDLKGSLSSLKEESGLYRDKQLDAGIAWQGKLTTHKEELCSKNPYLQDLLSAEGVLSSDGIWRVKSIPNGKGLTPLTTTTTPKPLIPTEGSIRVWSDFLRVHLHPRSICVIQKYNHDGEAGRLEAFGQGESILKEPRYLEELEDRLHFYVEECDYLQGFQILCDLHDGFSGVGAKAAELLQDEYSGRGIITWGLLPGPYSLGEPQKNIYRLLNTAFGLVHLSAHSSLVCPLSLGGSLGLRPEPPVNFPHLHYDATLPFHCSAILATALDTVTVPYRLHSLPVSMVQLADMLTFSGRKVVTAGATIPFPLAPTQSLPDTLVQFGGATPWTPLSACGDPSGTRCFAQSVVLRGLDRTCHTSHLTPGTPLPSLLHACTTGEEVLAQYLQQQQPRVRSSSHLLLTPCKVVPPYPCLFSSSCSEKSLVLDDPPSGTAVESISVLAALCSSSSLNRALGDLAKELTKLDLRRWASFLDAGVEEGDLDELLQELCSLAQCYQGSDSLVD